From a region of the Neobacillus niacini genome:
- a CDS encoding ABC transporter ATP-binding protein, with protein sequence MTNIIEVDKVCKQYNQREILKDVSFTIKKGSINGLLGPNGAGKTTIIRLLNGVIEATTGTMKVMGFDPKLQGDEIRKRVGIVTESASLYHDMSAWDNLVFFSKIYGHADTKRIIHLLDQFDMLRFKDQLVGSFSTGMKKRIALAKALLHNPILLFLDEPTNGLDPEGINEVIHYLRKVNQEEGVTILICSHVLHQLETICDSYLFLIDGKIVENGTMIQLEDKYLKEIKLLVETGLKPLTSPTYKGCIYSRKGANQLEFLLSTKEEITPLLTNILKETWVHNCEITNRSLEAIYFHIRGGKVDE encoded by the coding sequence TTGACTAATATTATTGAGGTAGATAAAGTCTGCAAGCAATATAATCAACGTGAAATATTAAAGGATGTTTCTTTTACAATAAAGAAAGGAAGTATCAACGGTCTGCTTGGTCCAAACGGGGCAGGAAAGACAACGATTATTCGTTTATTAAACGGAGTAATTGAAGCAACTACTGGAACAATGAAGGTTATGGGTTTTGATCCAAAATTACAAGGCGATGAAATTAGAAAAAGGGTTGGAATTGTTACAGAAAGTGCAAGTCTTTATCATGATATGTCGGCATGGGATAATCTTGTCTTTTTTTCAAAAATATATGGCCATGCGGATACGAAGCGAATAATACATTTACTTGACCAGTTCGATATGCTGCGCTTTAAGGATCAATTAGTTGGGAGCTTTTCTACCGGCATGAAGAAAAGAATTGCACTGGCGAAAGCTTTACTGCATAATCCAATTCTGCTTTTTCTTGATGAACCGACGAATGGGTTAGACCCTGAAGGAATTAATGAAGTTATCCATTATTTGCGTAAGGTGAATCAAGAAGAGGGGGTAACGATTTTAATATGCTCTCATGTTCTACATCAGTTAGAAACCATCTGTGATTCCTATTTGTTTTTAATAGATGGCAAAATCGTAGAAAACGGAACGATGATCCAATTAGAGGACAAATACTTAAAGGAAATTAAGTTATTAGTAGAAACCGGTCTTAAGCCTTTGACTAGCCCAACCTACAAGGGGTGCATATACAGTAGAAAAGGGGCAAATCAATTGGAGTTTTTGCTGTCCACGAAAGAAGAGATTACTCCTTTATTAACCAATATTCTTAAAGAGACATGGGTTCATAATTGCGAGATAACCAACAGAAGCCTCGAGGCGATTTATTTTCATATTAGGGGGGGAAAAGTGGATGAATAA
- a CDS encoding response regulator transcription factor, giving the protein MSAKKGSILVVEDEEKIARVLELELEYEGYKVTKVIDGLEALEAYRTGSWDLILLDVMLPGLSGIELLRRIRKNDLHTPVILLTAKSSVEDKVSGLDLGANDYITKPFEIEELLARIRAALRIKRAEEEQPEDENDNLLRFADLSINQKSREVIRGDGESIDLTPREYDLLVYLMVNKRQVLSRDQILEAVWGYDFFGDTNVVDVYIRYVRKKIDLPHQPSLIHTVRGVGYVMKDSK; this is encoded by the coding sequence ATGTCAGCAAAAAAAGGAAGTATTCTGGTAGTTGAAGATGAAGAAAAGATTGCAAGAGTATTAGAGCTTGAACTGGAATATGAGGGATACAAAGTAACGAAAGTAATCGACGGGCTTGAAGCACTCGAAGCCTATCGGACTGGCAGTTGGGATTTAATTTTATTAGATGTCATGCTGCCAGGATTAAGTGGGATTGAACTTCTTCGGAGAATTAGAAAAAATGATCTTCATACTCCGGTCATCCTATTAACAGCAAAAAGCTCTGTTGAAGACAAAGTATCCGGACTTGACTTGGGTGCCAATGATTATATAACAAAGCCCTTTGAAATTGAAGAGCTGTTAGCAAGAATACGTGCTGCCTTAAGAATCAAACGCGCTGAAGAAGAACAACCTGAGGATGAAAACGATAACCTGCTGCGATTTGCAGATTTATCAATAAATCAAAAATCTAGAGAAGTTATTCGAGGTGATGGGGAGTCCATTGATTTGACGCCAAGGGAATATGACTTACTCGTCTATCTAATGGTAAATAAACGACAGGTATTGAGCAGGGACCAAATTTTAGAGGCTGTATGGGGATATGACTTTTTCGGAGATACAAATGTTGTAGACGTTTATATTCGTTATGTTAGAAAAAAAATTGACCTACCACATCAGCCCTCGTTAATTCATACGGTTCGCGGCGTTGGTTATGTGATGAAGGATTCAAAATGA
- a CDS encoding sensor histidine kinase: protein MKLRNKINLYTAFLFALLLLIINITVYYSFSKLVLNSELSTAHDEMKNISMNLGKSLGTISEDTLLRSYVPINGMIQIVTKDQNGSSPYTSPGAHDLSKRKSVFYSNEVSETLEYQDRLFSFESMPILLQDGSIANLQITKSMETATNNLSTLRLVLIMVTLLALIPVLISSRILSNLITKPVTSMIRTMKDIRQSGAFKRLKLEGSSKDELFQMGQTFNHMIDLLEVNFEKQKQFVSNASHELKTPLTIIESYASLLKRRGLKEPKLFSESIEAIHSEAIRMKEMTEQLLMLARHHEHWNIELNQLNISQLITQTIKAFKNAYNRDIEFIQEHDTPLFIETDEKKLKQLLFIFLDNARKYSDGTISVELGHDHDEVYIKIIDHGIGIPEIDLPKVFDRFYRVDKARSRKQGGSGLGLSLAKEIADAIGVIIQLDSVLGSGTIVTILSKKIEK, encoded by the coding sequence ATGAAACTGAGAAATAAAATTAACCTTTATACTGCTTTTTTATTTGCGTTATTGCTCCTCATCATAAATATCACTGTTTATTATTCATTCAGCAAATTAGTCCTCAACAGCGAACTTAGTACTGCGCATGATGAAATGAAAAATATATCTATGAATCTTGGAAAATCATTAGGAACGATATCTGAAGATACTCTTTTAAGATCTTACGTGCCTATAAACGGGATGATTCAAATTGTTACAAAGGACCAAAACGGCTCCTCTCCGTATACCAGCCCAGGTGCACATGACTTAAGTAAGAGGAAATCAGTATTTTATAGTAATGAAGTTAGTGAAACTCTTGAATACCAGGACCGGCTATTTAGCTTTGAATCTATGCCAATCTTATTGCAAGACGGAAGCATTGCCAATCTGCAGATAACCAAGAGTATGGAAACTGCAACCAATAATTTATCTACCCTTCGCCTTGTGTTAATTATGGTCACTCTGCTGGCGTTGATTCCTGTATTAATTTCCAGCCGGATTCTAAGCAATCTAATTACAAAGCCCGTAACCTCTATGATAAGAACGATGAAAGATATAAGGCAAAGCGGAGCTTTTAAGCGCCTAAAGCTTGAGGGCAGCTCGAAGGACGAACTCTTTCAAATGGGCCAAACCTTTAACCATATGATTGATTTGTTAGAAGTCAACTTTGAAAAGCAGAAACAATTTGTCTCCAATGCATCGCATGAACTTAAAACCCCTTTAACCATTATCGAAAGTTACGCAAGTCTTTTAAAAAGAAGAGGTTTAAAGGAGCCAAAGTTATTCTCTGAATCAATTGAAGCTATTCACTCAGAGGCAATCCGTATGAAAGAAATGACTGAACAGCTGTTAATGTTAGCTAGGCACCATGAACATTGGAATATTGAGCTTAACCAGTTAAACATTAGCCAGTTAATAACCCAAACAATCAAAGCATTTAAAAATGCTTATAATCGAGATATTGAATTTATCCAGGAGCATGATACTCCCCTATTCATTGAAACCGATGAAAAAAAGCTCAAGCAACTGCTGTTTATTTTTTTAGACAATGCTAGGAAATATAGTGATGGAACGATTTCGGTAGAACTTGGCCATGACCACGATGAAGTCTACATTAAAATAATTGATCATGGAATTGGTATTCCTGAAATTGACCTCCCTAAGGTGTTCGACAGGTTCTATCGGGTGGATAAAGCAAGAAGCAGAAAACAGGGAGGTTCTGGCCTTGGGTTGTCACTTGCAAAAGAAATTGCCGATGCAATCGGTGTTATCATACAACTAGATAGTGTGCTTGGTTCAGGAACTATCGTCACGATTCTGAGTAAAAAAATCGAAAAATAA
- a CDS encoding PepSY domain-containing protein has protein sequence MKKFSWFWLTMCSIIIVIVLVSWQQFGKLSPSADMLTEQEAQKLVQDRYQGEVTLLKLADQRYQIELLKQNKLYAIKLDARSGKILSFNESTKLTAPTPDSPSIIELPEEELKQIVLNAIKGSLVSFEKVDANQQPSYKAIVKDADNQSTIIVDAVSGAILSISSEINQPPKRLTEKEAVIIATSQVQGDVDDIWLDSQGDQTYYFVKIEASDDRDATVQIHAITGDVIVSWDDHKSNKNDDDD, from the coding sequence GTGAAAAAATTTTCTTGGTTTTGGTTAACCATGTGCTCAATCATTATCGTTATTGTTTTGGTGAGCTGGCAGCAATTTGGAAAATTGTCTCCCTCTGCTGACATGTTAACAGAACAGGAAGCTCAGAAACTTGTTCAAGATCGTTATCAAGGAGAGGTGACATTGCTAAAGCTAGCTGATCAGCGATATCAAATAGAACTACTAAAACAGAATAAACTTTACGCCATCAAGCTTGATGCGAGAAGTGGAAAAATATTATCTTTTAATGAAAGTACAAAATTGACAGCACCAACTCCCGATTCTCCTTCTATAATAGAGCTGCCAGAAGAAGAACTAAAACAAATTGTACTCAATGCAATAAAAGGATCGCTTGTTTCTTTTGAGAAAGTTGATGCAAATCAACAACCTTCCTATAAAGCGATTGTGAAAGACGCTGACAATCAATCAACGATTATTGTGGACGCCGTTTCAGGTGCTATCCTGTCAATATCATCCGAAATCAATCAACCTCCTAAGCGATTAACTGAGAAGGAGGCAGTTATTATAGCTACTTCTCAGGTCCAAGGTGATGTAGATGATATTTGGCTAGATTCACAGGGGGACCAAACCTATTACTTTGTCAAAATAGAAGCAAGTGATGACCGTGACGCAACAGTCCAAATCCATGCTATCACAGGAGACGTAATTGTGTCTTGGGATGATCATAAAAGTAATAAAAATGACGATGATGATTAG
- a CDS encoding PepSY domain-containing protein → MKKKVLIGVVSSLLVLGGAFAVGASKNDTRSDDSIHLDDKSSLINLGTQSLPEMKEGQKIELETEHGQTFYKIESDDDSSNSTTTQSDTSDISVEEAAKIATNEVNGTVTEVEKEMEHGRMEYKFEIQSNQGEVDVRVDAETGKITRVEFDDDSRVDRDDDKDDKNRVDDKGGGSDDNGIDG, encoded by the coding sequence ATGAAAAAGAAAGTTTTAATAGGTGTAGTGTCATCGTTACTCGTTTTGGGTGGAGCTTTTGCAGTTGGTGCTTCAAAGAATGATACTCGTTCAGATGATTCCATTCATCTAGATGACAAATCGTCATTAATTAATCTTGGTACCCAAAGCTTGCCTGAAATGAAAGAAGGTCAGAAAATTGAGCTAGAAACAGAGCACGGTCAAACATTTTACAAGATAGAATCCGATGATGACAGCAGTAATTCAACTACTACTCAATCAGACACTTCGGATATATCCGTTGAAGAAGCAGCAAAAATTGCTACCAATGAGGTAAATGGAACTGTTACTGAGGTTGAAAAAGAAATGGAACATGGCAGAATGGAATATAAATTTGAGATACAGTCGAATCAAGGTGAAGTTGACGTTCGGGTAGATGCTGAAACTGGAAAAATAACACGAGTAGAGTTCGATGATGACAGCAGGGTTGATCGAGATGATGACAAAGATGATAAAAACCGCGTGGATGACAAGGGCGGAGGTTCTGATGACAACGGGATTGATGGATAA
- a CDS encoding alpha/beta fold hydrolase, which yields MGKILSGIPYLRMGAGEPLVFIHGLGEIKEGWSNQFEFAQQYDLIIPDLRGHGEYITDEKISIKNFALDIINLLKGLEIESAHICGLSMGGMVAQEIYRQAPGMCLSLTLVSTFHYAPRQFGQLFLKYRKLRTESISLEEQKNIAARVCLYSWTEENFENFYKFYHPNRDYYLPSMKACLEVNNLCLLPMIKVPTLIIGGQYDTVTPAWIQLLMHKQIRHSEFVIFRNTGHIAKLEAKEAFNEVLRNFLNKHKKAS from the coding sequence TTGGGTAAGATATTATCTGGAATCCCCTATTTACGAATGGGTGCTGGAGAACCTCTGGTTTTTATTCACGGTCTTGGAGAAATCAAGGAAGGCTGGTCCAATCAGTTTGAATTTGCACAACAGTATGACCTGATTATCCCAGATTTACGTGGACATGGAGAGTATATTACAGATGAGAAAATTTCTATCAAAAACTTTGCCTTGGATATAATCAATTTGTTAAAAGGTCTTGAGATTGAAAGCGCCCACATTTGTGGACTATCAATGGGCGGAATGGTTGCACAAGAGATCTATCGTCAAGCACCCGGCATGTGCCTGTCCCTTACTCTCGTAAGCACGTTTCATTATGCACCAAGACAATTCGGACAGCTCTTTTTAAAATATCGTAAGTTACGGACAGAATCAATTTCCCTTGAGGAGCAAAAGAATATTGCTGCACGTGTCTGCCTTTATTCGTGGACTGAGGAAAACTTTGAGAATTTCTATAAATTCTATCATCCTAATCGTGACTATTATTTACCTTCAATGAAGGCATGCCTTGAGGTGAATAATCTTTGTCTGCTTCCAATGATAAAGGTTCCAACATTAATTATTGGCGGTCAGTACGATACGGTAACCCCTGCTTGGATACAATTACTGATGCATAAACAAATTAGACATTCCGAATTTGTCATTTTTAGAAATACAGGGCATATTGCTAAGCTTGAGGCTAAAGAGGCATTTAACGAGGTTCTGCGAAACTTTTTAAACAAACATAAAAAAGCAAGTTAA
- a CDS encoding alpha/beta fold hydrolase, translated as MAVDTKDFIPPLELDYEKEMKRWKHLFQVLNEPEPKIGHTPRTEVWRKNKSVLWHYPATQKKYRIPLFFVYSLFNKPYILDFAPKASVIEGLTNSGYDVYLLDWGTPGYEDKNIGMDTYIEKYLRTAIRRAIRHSGADEMTIVGYCLGGTIASIYASIAEEPIKNLIVATVPIDFTEFAGPDKWMEGFRNGDINVDRLIDVYGNVPSTYVEAMFRAVSAPIYFSNYTTLLNRAHDARYVEKWRRMNKWTTDQVPFAGEAFRQLANDLFKENKLIKQELMIGNKPVDLKNIKSNLLVISSSNDNLVPESQSLPIMDLVSSEDKTYKLVEAGHVSLALTGLFALVVDEWASTRSNPL; from the coding sequence GTGGCAGTAGATACAAAGGATTTTATTCCACCTTTAGAGTTAGATTATGAAAAAGAAATGAAACGCTGGAAGCACCTATTTCAAGTGCTAAATGAGCCGGAACCTAAAATTGGTCATACACCTAGGACTGAGGTATGGAGAAAGAATAAATCTGTATTATGGCATTACCCAGCAACACAAAAAAAATATCGCATCCCATTATTTTTTGTCTATTCTTTATTTAATAAACCATATATTCTTGATTTTGCTCCGAAGGCAAGTGTAATTGAGGGGCTTACTAACAGTGGATATGATGTGTATTTATTAGATTGGGGCACACCAGGTTATGAAGATAAAAATATTGGTATGGATACATACATCGAAAAGTATTTAAGAACCGCAATCAGACGTGCAATCCGCCATTCTGGTGCGGACGAAATGACAATTGTAGGTTATTGCTTAGGCGGGACGATTGCTTCTATTTATGCATCCATAGCAGAAGAACCGATTAAAAACTTGATTGTTGCAACTGTACCGATAGATTTTACAGAGTTTGCTGGTCCAGATAAATGGATGGAGGGTTTTAGGAATGGTGATATAAATGTTGATCGCTTAATTGATGTTTATGGAAATGTTCCGTCAACCTATGTGGAAGCAATGTTTCGTGCAGTATCGGCTCCAATTTATTTTAGTAACTACACGACACTTTTGAACCGAGCTCATGACGCTAGATATGTGGAAAAATGGCGTCGAATGAATAAATGGACAACTGATCAGGTCCCATTTGCAGGTGAGGCCTTTAGACAATTAGCGAATGATCTTTTTAAGGAGAACAAGCTTATTAAACAGGAATTGATGATTGGCAATAAACCTGTAGATTTAAAAAATATTAAATCGAATTTGCTTGTTATTTCCTCATCAAACGATAATTTAGTGCCGGAATCTCAAAGCCTTCCGATTATGGATTTAGTCTCAAGTGAGGATAAAACTTACAAGCTGGTTGAAGCGGGTCATGTTTCCTTAGCGCTAACCGGATTGTTTGCACTAGTGGTGGATGAATGGGCTTCCACTCGTTCAAATCCACTTTAA
- a CDS encoding polyhydroxyalkanoate biosynthesis repressor PhaR, whose translation MSTKSSFDPYDSFKKYSEIWEKQINDFLFLLSNNNEYVKMSKAGTDTHSRYLEAFKKNQEAVAGVLNLPTKNDLANVTSLTIQTEEKIDSLEEQIWDIQDSLKSQSKEIESVIDVSKEIIKLTKQLKTELGKTKKELADSKNLKGELQEIRFELNKLNSLKEDIEILKSQFKNDHPIEPVLTVAGATK comes from the coding sequence ATGTCGACTAAAAGCTCGTTTGACCCATATGATTCATTTAAGAAGTATAGTGAAATATGGGAGAAACAAATAAATGATTTTCTTTTTCTTTTGTCTAATAACAATGAATATGTCAAAATGTCAAAAGCAGGGACTGACACACACTCCCGTTACCTTGAAGCTTTTAAAAAGAATCAAGAGGCAGTTGCAGGTGTGCTCAATCTTCCAACTAAAAATGACTTGGCGAATGTTACTTCATTAACCATTCAAACGGAAGAAAAAATTGATTCCCTTGAAGAACAAATTTGGGATATACAGGATTCATTGAAATCACAAAGCAAGGAGATTGAAAGTGTTATAGATGTATCCAAGGAAATTATTAAACTAACGAAACAACTTAAAACAGAGTTAGGTAAAACGAAAAAGGAACTTGCAGATTCAAAGAATTTAAAAGGTGAATTGCAAGAAATCAGGTTCGAGCTTAATAAGTTAAATAGTCTTAAAGAAGATATAGAGATTCTTAAAAGTCAGTTTAAGAATGATCATCCTATAGAGCCTGTCTTAACAGTGGCTGGGGCAACCAAATAA
- a CDS encoding alpha/beta fold hydrolase — protein MPITTANGIDLYYEIHGEGEPLLLVMGLSLSSKSWFRTIPALSKQYKVIVFDNRGVGLSGKPNSPYSIEQMADDAKAVLDAAEVESAHIYGISMGGMIAQRLALKYPERIRSLILGCTTSGGEKHVQPSSEVSMLMLSRASSTATPEELAWATAPILYSQSFIESHRDLIAEDIQRRIEIPILPYAYMLQLQACLSHDTYNEIQQIKTPVLVIHGDEDRLVPYENGVTLVEKIPNAEFLTIKGAGHIYITEANDLVNKPVLEFLSKQ, from the coding sequence ATGCCTATAACTACAGCTAATGGAATTGATTTATATTATGAAATTCATGGTGAGGGCGAACCCCTGCTATTAGTCATGGGGTTATCACTATCTTCTAAGTCTTGGTTTCGGACAATCCCTGCTCTAAGTAAACAATATAAAGTCATAGTTTTTGATAATCGTGGTGTTGGTCTGAGTGGGAAACCAAATTCCCCCTATTCAATCGAACAAATGGCTGATGATGCTAAAGCAGTCTTAGATGCAGCCGAAGTAGAAAGTGCACATATCTACGGCATTTCTATGGGGGGAATGATTGCCCAAAGACTTGCATTAAAATATCCAGAGCGGATAAGGTCTCTCATCCTAGGCTGCACAACATCAGGCGGGGAAAAACATGTGCAGCCTAGCTCTGAGGTATCGATGTTAATGTTGTCTAGGGCGTCTTCTACTGCAACACCGGAGGAATTAGCCTGGGCAACTGCTCCAATCCTATATAGTCAATCTTTTATCGAAAGTCATCGTGACTTGATTGCAGAAGACATTCAGAGACGAATTGAAATTCCAATACTCCCATATGCCTATATGCTGCAGCTTCAAGCATGCTTATCACATGATACGTACAATGAAATTCAACAAATAAAGACACCTGTATTAGTTATTCATGGAGATGAAGATAGATTAGTACCTTATGAAAATGGTGTGACACTTGTTGAAAAAATTCCGAATGCAGAATTTTTAACGATCAAGGGTGCAGGTCATATTTATATAACAGAAGCAAATGATTTAGTTAATAAACCAGTTCTTGAATTCCTATCAAAGCAATGA
- a CDS encoding YitT family protein — translation MSYTVIINKQKGLYMYRERVKYYVLNKRTDYISIPKRLLFIFCGAMLVAIALQLFLMKNNVIDGGIVGVSIILSHLTSIEVGFFLLLLNTPFFFIGYSYLGNRFILLSLFGIVILSFFTHLLEPFPSISQNPLIVIFLGGGLLGLGVGTVIRFGGSLDGTEILAILFSGRSSFTIGQIVMFINLFIFISAIFIFGLKEAVFSLATFFVAYKTIDFSIK, via the coding sequence ATGAGCTATACCGTCATAATAAATAAACAAAAGGGGCTGTACATGTATAGGGAGAGAGTGAAATATTATGTACTAAACAAAAGAACAGACTATATATCAATACCAAAAAGATTACTATTCATATTTTGTGGTGCTATGCTGGTAGCTATAGCCTTGCAGTTATTTTTGATGAAAAATAATGTAATTGATGGTGGAATCGTTGGAGTCAGCATAATCCTCTCCCATCTGACTAGCATTGAAGTTGGTTTCTTTCTCTTATTATTAAATACTCCTTTTTTCTTTATAGGCTATTCTTATCTTGGCAATAGATTTATTCTATTAAGTCTATTTGGGATAGTGATTCTATCATTCTTTACCCATCTTCTTGAACCATTTCCTTCAATATCACAAAATCCCTTGATAGTGATTTTTTTGGGAGGAGGATTACTCGGATTAGGTGTAGGGACTGTAATTCGATTTGGAGGATCTTTAGATGGTACAGAAATCTTAGCAATTTTATTTAGTGGACGGTCATCTTTCACAATTGGCCAAATAGTGATGTTCATTAATTTATTTATCTTCATAAGCGCCATTTTTATATTTGGCTTGAAGGAGGCAGTCTTTTCTTTAGCAACTTTCTTCGTAGCCTATAAAACTATTGATTTTTCAATAAAATAA
- the trpB gene encoding tryptophan synthase subunit beta, which yields MEKVSVESRGYFGEFGGSFVPEELQLVMNELETQFLKFKDDPDFIEELNYYLKEYVGRENPLTFAENLTKQMGGAKIYLKREDLNHTGAHKINNAIGQILLAKRMGAKRIIAETGAGQHGVATATACAMFGMECIIYMGKLDTERQALNVFRMELLGAKVVPVEKGQGRLKDAVDEALADLVQNYQNTFYLLGSAVGPHPYPSMVKYFQAIISEESKRQIIEKEGKLPTAVIACAGGGSNAIGAFAHYIDEKYVRLIGVEPKEAPTLTKGTPAVIHGFKCLTLLDENRNPQPTYSIAAGLDYPGVGPEHSHLKTSGRAEYVTVSGQEALEAFLLLSKTEGIIPALESSHAVAYAIKLAKDLPKDDVLIVNLSGRGDKDVEQVFNMLKK from the coding sequence ATGGAAAAAGTTAGTGTAGAAAGTAGAGGCTATTTTGGTGAGTTCGGTGGGAGTTTTGTTCCTGAAGAATTACAATTAGTAATGAACGAGTTGGAAACACAATTCCTAAAGTTTAAAGATGACCCGGACTTTATTGAGGAGTTAAACTATTACCTCAAGGAATATGTTGGGCGTGAAAACCCGTTGACATTTGCAGAAAATTTAACGAAACAGATGGGTGGAGCAAAAATCTATCTAAAACGAGAAGATTTAAACCATACTGGTGCACACAAGATAAATAATGCAATTGGTCAAATATTATTGGCAAAAAGAATGGGTGCAAAACGAATTATCGCTGAAACCGGAGCAGGTCAGCATGGTGTTGCAACCGCTACTGCGTGTGCAATGTTTGGTATGGAATGTATCATTTACATGGGAAAACTCGATACCGAGCGGCAGGCGTTAAATGTTTTTAGGATGGAATTATTGGGAGCAAAGGTGGTCCCGGTTGAAAAAGGGCAGGGCCGATTAAAGGATGCGGTCGATGAAGCCCTAGCAGACCTAGTTCAAAACTACCAGAATACTTTTTATTTATTAGGATCGGCAGTAGGTCCTCATCCATACCCGTCCATGGTTAAATACTTCCAGGCGATTATCAGTGAAGAATCAAAGCGACAAATTATAGAAAAAGAAGGTAAGCTTCCAACAGCAGTTATTGCGTGTGCTGGCGGCGGCAGTAATGCAATTGGTGCGTTTGCACACTATATCGATGAAAAATATGTACGTTTAATTGGTGTTGAGCCAAAAGAAGCCCCGACCTTAACAAAAGGAACGCCAGCAGTCATTCATGGTTTCAAATGTTTGACGTTATTGGATGAAAATAGAAATCCCCAGCCAACCTATTCCATTGCCGCAGGATTGGATTATCCAGGTGTTGGACCAGAGCATAGCCACCTGAAAACCAGCGGAAGAGCTGAATACGTTACAGTTTCAGGGCAAGAAGCATTAGAGGCATTCTTGCTCCTAAGTAAAACAGAAGGGATTATTCCAGCATTAGAGAGTTCTCACGCTGTTGCATATGCAATAAAACTAGCAAAGGATTTACCGAAGGATGATGTCCTAATCGTAAATCTATCAGGTCGTGGAGACAAAGATGTAGAGCAAGTATTCAATATGTTAAAAAAGTAA
- a CDS encoding NADPH-dependent FMN reductase, giving the protein MKIVALVGSNRKESFNKKLAVFLQNRYQRKAEIEILPIEKLPMYNQDDELTPPEIVTEIKKKVAESDGVLFVTPEYNHSIPAFLKNAIDWFSRVDKVMVNKPVMIVGSSPGVLGTVRAQMHLRQILNSPGISALTLPGNEVFIGAVHEKIDESGKLVHQPTIQFIDTVMDNYINWIEKQSL; this is encoded by the coding sequence GTGAAAATCGTAGCGCTTGTAGGTAGTAATCGTAAGGAATCGTTTAACAAAAAATTAGCGGTGTTTTTGCAAAATCGTTATCAAAGGAAAGCAGAAATTGAAATTCTTCCGATTGAAAAACTCCCAATGTATAATCAAGATGATGAGCTAACACCGCCGGAAATCGTAACGGAGATTAAGAAAAAGGTCGCTGAAAGTGACGGTGTTCTTTTTGTCACACCTGAGTACAACCACTCTATTCCGGCATTTTTAAAGAATGCCATTGATTGGTTTTCTCGTGTCGATAAAGTCATGGTCAACAAACCTGTTATGATCGTCGGTAGTTCCCCTGGGGTACTAGGGACCGTTCGTGCTCAAATGCACTTACGACAGATTTTAAATTCTCCTGGCATATCTGCACTAACACTACCTGGAAATGAAGTATTTATTGGCGCGGTTCATGAAAAGATCGACGAATCTGGAAAACTGGTTCACCAGCCAACCATTCAGTTCATTGATACTGTGATGGATAACTACATAAATTGGATAGAGAAACAAAGCTTATAA
- a CDS encoding PspA/IM30 family protein produces MTNLFTRIKNTVTADLNEVLDKKEKQNPIFLLNQYLRQCEQETEKVAKFLVRQTALKDEFTKELYHAEQLAEKRKYQAEVASKAGESELYQFALEEQQLYSNRAERLKASLEQVKSQLAELDRKHGDMKNKLKDMQLRRMELMGRENVTRANHRMDLVLESNTDKSFSRFQEIENYINRLENQVNRSYNQTTIDARIEQLEKEMNHSN; encoded by the coding sequence ATGACAAACCTTTTCACAAGAATTAAGAATACGGTAACTGCAGACTTAAACGAGGTCCTTGATAAAAAAGAAAAACAAAATCCTATTTTCTTACTAAATCAATACCTTCGCCAATGCGAACAGGAAACCGAAAAAGTTGCAAAGTTCTTGGTGCGTCAAACTGCACTTAAGGATGAGTTTACAAAAGAGCTGTACCATGCGGAGCAGTTAGCTGAAAAAAGGAAATATCAAGCTGAAGTAGCTTCAAAGGCGGGAGAATCTGAGCTTTATCAATTTGCCTTAGAGGAGCAGCAATTATATTCTAATCGTGCAGAAAGATTAAAAGCATCTCTCGAGCAAGTAAAAAGTCAGCTAGCCGAATTAGATAGAAAGCATGGAGATATGAAAAATAAACTAAAAGATATGCAACTTCGTAGAATGGAGCTGATGGGACGTGAAAACGTAACAAGAGCAAATCATCGAATGGATCTAGTATTAGAATCTAACACAGATAAATCCTTCTCACGTTTCCAAGAAATCGAGAATTATATCAATCGTCTCGAGAATCAAGTAAATCGTTCATATAATCAAACAACAATTGATGCACGTATTGAACAGTTAGAAAAAGAAATGAATCACTCAAATTAG